Proteins found in one Vallitalea guaymasensis genomic segment:
- a CDS encoding rhomboid family intramembrane serine protease, translating into MKFLNRLERKLGRFAIRNLMLYIVLCNAFVYIFMNFAPMQTTINLALIPQLIKQGEIWRLVTFVFFPPTTSMFFLVFVLYFYYMIGSTLEHEWGSFKFNIYYLLGVIGAIVGAFITDTPVFSSFYINLSLFLAFARLYPDYQVLLFFIIPVKIKWLAWLDWAYFAYIILMGDSSARLAAIMALINFFIFFGKEIITGTRNTTTSYYRKKQYNAGLNSNKKAYVHKCTVCGRTELDDKNLEFRYCSKCHGYHEYCMDHLHDHEHIKEDN; encoded by the coding sequence ATGAAATTTCTAAATAGATTAGAAAGAAAACTAGGTAGATTTGCAATAAGAAATCTAATGTTATATATAGTATTATGTAACGCTTTTGTATATATCTTTATGAATTTTGCTCCCATGCAAACAACAATAAACTTAGCACTAATACCACAACTAATAAAACAAGGTGAAATATGGAGACTAGTTACTTTTGTATTCTTTCCACCTACCACCAGTATGTTCTTCTTAGTATTCGTATTATACTTTTACTATATGATTGGCAGTACTCTAGAGCATGAATGGGGAAGCTTCAAGTTCAATATCTATTATTTATTAGGAGTCATAGGAGCTATAGTAGGAGCATTCATAACAGATACACCAGTATTCAGTTCCTTCTATATTAATTTATCATTGTTCTTGGCATTTGCTAGACTATATCCAGACTACCAAGTATTATTATTCTTTATTATACCAGTAAAGATAAAATGGTTGGCATGGTTGGACTGGGCATATTTTGCTTATATAATACTAATGGGTGATTCTTCAGCCAGATTAGCAGCTATAATGGCACTAATTAATTTCTTTATATTCTTTGGAAAAGAAATAATTACTGGAACAAGAAATACCACAACCAGTTATTATAGAAAAAAACAATATAATGCAGGATTAAATAGTAATAAAAAAGCGTATGTTCATAAATGTACTGTTTGTGGAAGAACTGAACTAGATGACAAAAACTTAGAATTCAGATATTGTTCAAAATGCCATGGCTATCATGAATATTGCATGGACCACCTTCATGATCATGAGCATATCAAAGAAGATAATTAA
- a CDS encoding ROK family transcriptional regulator, with the protein MILLNTINQQIIKETNRARILKLIREKKEITIKDIAKELGTSIPTVISKVNELIEIGIIKEGGVAESSGGRKPVLIRFVPESRLSFGINISPKRISIALMNLDAKILVEKSTEYNASCSFDKILSITKEIIESIIIENKIDRNKILGIGFSLPGIVDEENLILENAPNINVKGFDFGPYEKFFGFPIYIENEANVAAIGESELGISSHYNNMVFVSITEGIGTGIIIQNTLYKSTNKRAGEFGHMRITDDHIKCNCGRTGCWEMYASETALLKKYNDKATTKVSTVSQLISRIEEKDPIACEVFNDYIRYLAVGIENIILTLSPEKIIIGGKISKYHNLYEKNLVEYINRESILYTIEESIIGYSLLKGRASILGAGLLPVYQLIRTGATTL; encoded by the coding sequence ATGATATTGCTTAATACAATAAATCAACAAATAATTAAAGAAACCAATAGAGCTAGAATACTGAAATTGATAAGAGAGAAAAAAGAGATAACAATCAAGGATATTGCAAAAGAATTAGGTACAAGTATTCCTACAGTAATCTCTAAAGTCAATGAGTTAATAGAGATAGGTATAATCAAGGAAGGCGGCGTAGCTGAATCTTCAGGAGGCAGGAAACCAGTTCTAATAAGATTTGTACCTGAATCCAGATTAAGTTTTGGAATAAACATATCTCCTAAGAGAATCAGTATAGCCTTAATGAATCTTGATGCAAAGATTTTAGTTGAAAAATCGACAGAATATAATGCTTCTTGCTCATTTGACAAGATTTTATCAATAACAAAGGAAATTATTGAATCCATAATTATAGAAAATAAAATTGATAGAAATAAAATATTAGGTATTGGATTCTCTTTACCTGGAATAGTAGATGAAGAAAATCTGATTTTAGAAAATGCACCAAATATAAATGTAAAAGGATTTGACTTTGGACCCTATGAGAAGTTTTTTGGGTTCCCCATATATATAGAAAATGAAGCTAATGTTGCCGCTATAGGTGAATCGGAGCTAGGTATATCATCACATTATAACAATATGGTTTTCGTATCAATCACAGAAGGTATCGGTACAGGAATAATCATTCAGAACACACTATATAAAAGTACAAACAAAAGAGCTGGAGAATTTGGACATATGAGAATCACTGATGACCATATAAAGTGTAACTGTGGTCGTACTGGCTGTTGGGAAATGTATGCTTCAGAAACAGCTTTATTAAAAAAATATAATGATAAAGCAACTACAAAAGTTAGTACAGTAAGTCAGCTCATATCAAGAATCGAAGAAAAAGACCCTATAGCATGTGAAGTCTTTAATGATTACATCAGATATTTGGCTGTGGGTATAGAAAATATTATACTTACTCTGTCTCCAGAAAAGATAATCATAGGAGGAAAAATAAGCAAGTATCATAATTTATATGAAAAGAACTTGGTAGAGTATATTAATAGAGAAAGTATACTATATACAATTGAAGAATCTATAATTGGTTATTCATTATTAAAGGGACGTGCATCAATACTTGGAGCTGGTTTATTGCCAGTCTATCAATTAATCAGGACAGGAGCTACAACGTTATAA
- the xylB gene encoding xylulokinase, with amino-acid sequence MFLGIDLGTSSVKLIAVDENGHILGESVRDYPIYYPQLNYAEQNPKDWWSATKEALKEIVDKIDVEVDEIESIGLSGQMHGLVILDENDNVLRPALLWCDQRTQKECDEITEHFGKDKLRDLTANKALTGFTAPKILWVKKNEPEIFNKINKIMLPKDYINYKLTGNFSTDVSDASGMLLVDVKNRTWSKEVLDFLSIKEEMLPKLYESSNSVGNLKDDLKKEIGITSDIVVAAGAGDQAAGAVGTGVVEEGTISVALGTSGVVFAAHDKFAVDDEARVHSFCHANNKYHSMGVMLSAASCLKWWVEEVNKNISFDELLKEATKIEPGSNGLIFLPYLMGERTPYPDPDARGCFVGLTITHTRAHMTRAILEGVSFGLRDSLEILKELGVPIKEVRVSGGGAKSDLWRQILADIFDCNINTINTNQGPALGGAILGCVATGKYDTVEQVCNKLIKVTNTIKPIKENVKQYNKTYEVYHELYSTLKNTFSKISKI; translated from the coding sequence ATGTTTTTAGGCATAGACCTTGGTACATCTTCGGTTAAACTTATCGCTGTTGATGAAAATGGGCATATATTAGGCGAAAGCGTAAGGGATTATCCTATATATTATCCCCAATTAAACTATGCAGAACAAAATCCAAAAGATTGGTGGTCTGCTACAAAAGAAGCACTGAAAGAAATTGTTGATAAGATAGATGTTGAAGTAGATGAAATAGAGTCCATAGGTCTTAGCGGACAAATGCATGGGCTTGTTATATTAGATGAAAATGATAATGTTCTCAGACCAGCACTATTATGGTGTGACCAAAGAACACAAAAAGAATGTGACGAGATAACCGAACACTTTGGAAAAGATAAATTAAGAGACTTGACAGCTAACAAAGCCTTAACAGGATTTACAGCCCCTAAAATCCTATGGGTCAAGAAAAATGAACCTGAAATATTCAATAAAATAAATAAGATCATGTTACCAAAAGATTATATAAATTATAAACTTACAGGAAATTTCTCAACTGATGTCTCTGATGCATCAGGTATGCTACTAGTAGACGTAAAAAATCGAACATGGTCAAAAGAAGTTCTTGATTTCTTAAGTATCAAGGAAGAAATGCTCCCAAAACTATACGAATCATCTAATAGCGTAGGTAATTTAAAAGACGACCTAAAAAAAGAAATAGGTATCACTTCAGATATAGTCGTAGCCGCTGGTGCTGGTGACCAAGCAGCAGGAGCAGTAGGGACTGGAGTTGTAGAAGAAGGTACAATCTCAGTGGCATTAGGTACCTCAGGAGTTGTTTTTGCAGCCCACGATAAGTTTGCTGTTGACGATGAAGCTAGAGTACATTCATTTTGTCACGCCAATAACAAATATCACAGCATGGGAGTTATGCTTTCAGCAGCTTCATGCCTAAAATGGTGGGTAGAAGAAGTTAACAAAAATATATCCTTTGACGAATTATTAAAAGAAGCCACCAAAATAGAACCAGGAAGCAATGGACTTATATTTCTACCATATCTAATGGGAGAAAGAACCCCTTATCCTGACCCAGACGCAAGAGGATGCTTTGTCGGTCTCACCATCACACACACAAGAGCGCATATGACAAGAGCTATCCTAGAAGGTGTATCCTTCGGACTAAGAGATTCCCTTGAAATACTTAAAGAACTAGGTGTACCAATTAAAGAAGTCCGAGTATCAGGTGGCGGAGCCAAAAGTGATCTATGGCGACAAATACTAGCCGATATCTTTGATTGCAACATCAATACCATTAACACCAATCAAGGACCTGCCTTAGGAGGTGCTATACTAGGATGTGTAGCAACAGGCAAATACGATACTGTTGAACAAGTATGCAACAAATTAATTAAAGTCACCAATACAATAAAACCTATAAAAGAAAATGTAAAACAGTACAACAAAACATATGAAGTCTACCATGAACTGTACAGTACCCTAAAAAATACTTTTAGTAAAATAAGCAAAATATAA
- a CDS encoding discoidin domain-containing protein — protein MLKKVFSKSFATILIAAMMATMVFNPIKSTAQGIPSITVSKTNVTLNSSLEVTIENGSLRDDAWVGLYEIDVTPDGDPTSIWWKYLSEVGVNNGNGTFTLDLSSIGSDRFRPSARYKLVLFNDDIGGYPIDASVNITLVDDIRDGVGDLEVLVVSDVHIGDSIAKEKFKKVLTRSEELLTNMDGILIAGDFTDAGHSSEYDNFMEVYNQYAPQDALRLWVMGNHDYWNGLLPVHAQDRFESKTGEKIHSHKILEGYHFIQVSTEGRETHGKFTDSLKVWLREQLEMSVADDPLKPIFVTVHQHISNTVYGSHEWGNPALYDVLDDYPQVITFSGHSHYAIDDERSIHQRDFTSIGTASTNYMELERGKIQGSVPPGGKEFSEGLLMNVDKTTNKVTLKRMDFYNDRVIKDDWVIEDPSDKTKYIYTDNRADSSENPYFEDIAQLELNYIQPDTVRITFDQAKDEDMVHSYKIQAVNKANGNIEKEVLAFSEFYNYPMPDKLSFDIDGLSSNVEHEIIVTALDSFGKESLEPLKGIAVRPTLTLSQSAVNINGTIEVTLNNGRKTPGNEDWIGLYEENETPDGDPSSIWWRTLPQLGITSDNGTFTFDPANIPSDKRSRYHSGQRYKFIFAYDDTYDIQASSGFDITPATLILSKDTFALDETIDITITESNDPTHTDDWIGLYEEGETPDGNPVSIWWAKLPDLGITDGEGTITFDPKDIIVDNKDRYRANRRYKFILAYDDTYRIEASDYFTTSDPIQQNLALGKHCSASSEQNIFHKNYPCKANDGNMSTRWCASNGDNNHWWKVDLGDNYNIAKTQVVWEYGGVVYKYKIDVSTNDSDWVNVVDKTNNTSNIQIQEDNFTANARYVRITITGLEDDCWASIKEFKIFE, from the coding sequence ATGTTAAAAAAAGTATTCAGTAAATCATTTGCTACAATTTTAATTGCTGCCATGATGGCAACTATGGTATTTAATCCTATTAAATCTACAGCACAGGGTATACCATCAATTACGGTATCTAAGACTAATGTTACACTAAACAGTTCGCTAGAAGTTACAATAGAAAATGGAAGCCTTAGAGATGATGCTTGGGTTGGATTATATGAGATTGATGTAACACCAGACGGTGACCCAACATCAATTTGGTGGAAGTATTTGTCAGAGGTAGGCGTTAATAATGGTAATGGAACATTTACATTAGATTTATCCAGTATCGGCAGTGACAGGTTCAGACCTTCTGCTAGATATAAACTTGTTCTATTCAATGATGATATAGGAGGATATCCTATAGATGCAAGTGTTAATATCACCCTAGTAGACGATATCAGAGATGGTGTTGGCGATTTAGAAGTACTAGTAGTGAGTGACGTACATATTGGAGATTCAATAGCGAAAGAAAAATTCAAGAAAGTATTAACTAGATCAGAGGAACTATTGACCAATATGGATGGAATACTTATAGCTGGTGACTTTACAGATGCTGGACATAGTAGTGAATACGATAATTTTATGGAAGTTTATAATCAGTATGCTCCTCAAGATGCATTAAGATTATGGGTGATGGGTAATCATGATTATTGGAATGGATTATTACCTGTTCATGCACAAGATAGATTTGAAAGTAAGACAGGTGAAAAAATACATTCTCATAAAATATTAGAAGGATATCATTTTATACAAGTAAGTACAGAAGGAAGAGAAACACATGGAAAATTCACCGATTCATTGAAAGTATGGCTAAGAGAACAACTAGAAATGTCTGTTGCTGATGATCCATTAAAACCTATTTTTGTCACAGTACATCAGCATATTTCTAATACTGTATACGGAAGCCATGAATGGGGAAATCCTGCATTATATGATGTATTGGACGATTATCCACAGGTAATAACTTTTTCAGGTCATTCCCATTATGCAATAGATGATGAAAGATCAATTCATCAAAGAGATTTTACTTCAATAGGTACAGCTTCTACAAACTATATGGAATTAGAAAGAGGAAAAATACAAGGGAGTGTACCACCTGGGGGTAAAGAGTTCAGTGAGGGATTATTGATGAATGTTGATAAAACCACTAATAAGGTAACTTTAAAACGTATGGATTTCTATAATGACAGAGTAATAAAAGATGATTGGGTAATTGAAGATCCATCAGATAAAACAAAATACATATACACAGACAATCGTGCAGATAGTAGTGAAAATCCATACTTTGAAGATATAGCTCAACTTGAACTCAATTATATACAGCCAGATACTGTAAGAATTACATTTGACCAAGCCAAAGATGAAGATATGGTCCATTCTTATAAAATTCAGGCAGTGAATAAAGCAAATGGCAACATTGAGAAAGAGGTTCTAGCTTTTTCAGAGTTCTATAATTATCCTATGCCAGATAAACTATCATTTGATATAGATGGATTATCCAGCAATGTGGAGCATGAAATCATAGTTACAGCATTAGATTCATTTGGCAAAGAGAGTTTAGAGCCATTAAAAGGGATTGCAGTAAGACCCACTTTAACTCTATCACAAAGTGCAGTAAATATTAATGGAACAATAGAAGTTACATTGAATAATGGAAGAAAAACTCCAGGTAATGAAGACTGGATAGGATTATATGAAGAAAATGAAACACCAGATGGTGACCCAAGTTCAATATGGTGGAGAACATTACCTCAATTAGGCATCACAAGTGATAATGGTACATTCACCTTTGACCCAGCAAATATTCCATCTGATAAAAGAAGTAGATATCATAGTGGACAAAGATACAAATTTATTTTTGCATACGATGACACATATGATATTCAAGCAAGTAGCGGTTTTGATATAACTCCTGCTACCCTAATCCTTTCAAAAGATACATTTGCACTTGATGAAACAATTGATATAACAATTACTGAGAGCAATGATCCAACACATACAGATGATTGGATAGGATTATACGAAGAGGGTGAGACTCCAGATGGTAACCCAGTGTCAATTTGGTGGGCAAAATTACCTGACTTAGGAATTACAGATGGAGAAGGAACAATTACTTTTGACCCAAAAGATATCATTGTTGATAATAAAGACAGATATAGAGCAAATAGACGATATAAGTTCATTTTAGCATATGACGATACATATAGAATTGAAGCAAGTGATTATTTTACTACTTCAGACCCTATACAACAAAATTTGGCTCTTGGTAAACACTGCAGTGCTAGTAGTGAACAAAATATCTTCCATAAAAATTATCCTTGTAAAGCCAATGATGGAAATATGTCTACTAGATGGTGTGCTAGCAATGGTGATAATAATCATTGGTGGAAAGTAGATCTGGGAGATAATTATAATATTGCTAAGACACAAGTTGTATGGGAATATGGCGGAGTAGTATATAAATATAAAATAGATGTCTCTACTAATGACAGTGATTGGGTCAATGTAGTAGATAAAACCAACAATACTTCAAATATCCAAATACAGGAAGATAATTTTACAGCAAATGCAAGATACGTTAGAATAACTATTACAGGTTTAGAAGATGATTGTTGGGCTAGTATCAAAGAATTTAAGATTTTTGAGTAA